From the genome of Vitis riparia cultivar Riparia Gloire de Montpellier isolate 1030 chromosome 2, EGFV_Vit.rip_1.0, whole genome shotgun sequence, one region includes:
- the LOC117928480 gene encoding general transcription and DNA repair factor IIH subunit TFB5: MVNATKGLFISCDIPMAQFIINMNASMPASQKFIIHVLDSTHLFVQPHVAEMIRSAISEFREQNSYEKPA, from the exons ATGGTCAATGCCACTAAAGGATTGTTCATTTCAtg TGACATACCCATGGCACAATTCATCATCAACATGAATGCTTCAATGCCGGCATCACAGAAATTTATAATACACGTCCTGGATAGCACTCATCTGTTTGTGCAACCTCATGTGGCTGAAATGATACGAAGTGCCATTTCCGAGTTTAGAGAACAGAATTCTTATGAGAAGCCTGCTTGA
- the LOC117933696 gene encoding ATP-dependent Clp protease proteolytic subunit-related protein 2, chloroplastic — protein MAVHLHSTPSSSSSLHSRTRVSQPPLSCATKLFSGLKLQSASTFGTGKPNLTVEFFKKVHKSVQSRTSDSKSTRARVRMMPIGTPRVPYRTPGEGTWQWVDLWNALYRERVIYIGQHIDEEFSNQLLATMLYLDSIESSKRMFFYINSPGGDLTPTLAIYDTMQSLKSPVGTNCLGFAYNLAAFLLAAGEKGNRLAMPLSRIALQSPAGAARGQADDIRNEANELLRIRDYLFSELANKTGQPIDKINKDLRRMKRFNAQEALEYGLIDRILRPPRVKADAPRKDAGTGLG, from the exons ATGGCAGTGCATCTTCACTCCAcgccctcttcttcttcatctctaCACTCCCGAACCAGAGTCTCTCAGCCGCCTCTTAG TTGCGCGACCAAGCTCTTTTCAGGATTGAAGCTTCAATCTGCAA GTACGTTTGGTACTGGAAAGCCGAACTTGACAGTTGAATTCTTCAAAAAAGTTCATAAGAGCGTCCAATCCAG GACTAGTGACAGTAAATCGACACGAGCGCGTGTTCGAATGATGCCTATAGGGACCCCAAGAGTGCCCTATAGAACTCCTGGTGAGGGAACTTGGCAATGGGTTGATTTGTGGAATGCCCTG TACCGGGAACGAGTTATCTACATTGGACAACATATAGATGAAGAATTTAGCAACCAACTATTAGCCACGATGTTGTACCTTGACAGCATTGAATCTTCCAAAAggatgtttttttatattaacagTCCTGGTGGAGAT CTTACTCCAACCTTGGCTATATATGATACCATGCAAAGCTTGAAAAGTCCTGTTGGCACCAATTGTTTGGGTTTTGCATATAACCTAGCTGCCTTTCTTCTTGCAGCTGGAGAAAAG GGTAATCGCTTGGCAATGCCTCTTTCAAGGATTGCACTACAATCACCAGCTGGAGCTGCTCGTGGTCAG gCTGATGACATTCGTAATGAAGCAAATGAGCTTCTTAGAATCAGAGATTACCTTTTTTCAGAGTTGGCCAATAAGACGGGCCAGCCCATCGATAAG ATTAACAAGGATTTAAGGCGGATGAAACGCTTCAATGCCCAGGAGGCTCTTGAATATGGGCTCATTGATCGTATATTAAGGCCACCCCGAGTTAAAGCTGATGCACCACGCAAAGATGCTGGAACTGGTCTCGGTtag
- the LOC117930624 gene encoding calsequestrin-1-like: MVLMVFVFNTMIFAFLVKGYMPCYDEFDNFDWSLPFQPMVDGMKEEHEEYRCNNIDTSDDDDNDDYCDPCSDGYNEDDDDDGSDEEVGWADEEQDDDDLDKRIEEFIAKVNKGWREEWLRENLHDRFVV; this comes from the coding sequence ATGGTCCTCATGGTTTTTGTGTTTAACACCATGATTTTTGCATTCCTAGTTAAAGGTTATATGCCGTGTTATgatgaatttgataattttgattgGTCTTTGCCTTTCCAACCCATGGTAGATGGAATGAAAGAAGAGCATGAGGAATATAGATGTAATAACATAGATACCAGTGATGACGATGACAATGATGATTATTGTGATCCCTGTTCAGATGGCTACAATGAAGATGATGACGATGATGGTAGTGATGAAGAGGTAGGTTGGGCAGATGAAGAacaagatgatgatgatttagaCAAAAGAATTGAGGAATTCATTGCTAAGGTCAATAAAGGATGGAGGGAGGAGTGGTTAAGGGAGAATCTTCATGATAGATTTGTGGTTTAA
- the LOC117904286 gene encoding AT-hook motif nuclear-localized protein 1, translating into MEGREGASGAGGGAVTVVGSDAPSEYHVAARTENPSPVAGSSPAVTPAVAVPQPAPAPAPAPVPAAAVAMMPAKKKRGRPRKYGPDGTVTMALSPKPISSSAPGPPVIDFSVEKRGKIRPVGSASKSKMELENLGEWVACSVGANFTPHIITVNSGEDVTMKIISFSQQGPRAICILSANGVISSVTLRQPDSSGGTLTYEGRFEILSLSGSFMPSDSGGTRSRSGGMSVSLASPDGRVVGGGVAGLLVAASPVQVVVGSFLTGNQHEQKPKKQKIEPISAARPTAAVPISSLEMEEPFGGHGQRPSATPKPNLSSSTSFRGDNWSPLPSDSRNKATDINVSLPGG; encoded by the exons ATGGAAGGAAGAGAGGGTGCAAGTGGTGCTGGTGGTGGGGCAGTTACAGTGGTAGGATCAGATGCTCCGTCGGAATACCATGTGGCAGCTCGGACAGAAAATCCTAGTCCAGTGGCCGGATCATCGCCGGCGGTGACACCTGCAGTGGCCGTGCCTCAACCTGCTCCGGCACCGGCGCCGGCGCCCGTGCCGGCGGCAGCGGTAGCGATGATGCCGGCTAAGAAGAAGAGGGGTAGACCAAGGAAATACGGACCAGACGGGACGGTGACGATGGCTCTGTCACCAAAGCCGATATCTTCTTCGGCTCCTGGACCGCCGGTGATCGACTTCTCAGTGGAGAAGCGTGGAAAAATACGGCCGGTGGGTTCAGCGAGCAAAAGTAAGATGGAGCTGGAGAATTTAG GTGAATGGGTTGCATGCTCTGTTGGTGCTAATTTCACACCTCATATCATCACCGTTAATTCTGGCGAG GACGTTACCATGAAGATTATATCATTTTCTCAACAAGGGCCTCGAGCAATATGCATTCTCTCTGCAAATGGAGTGATTTCTAGTGTCACACTTCGTCAGCCTGATTCTTCAGGGGGTACCTTGACATATGAG GGTCGCTTTGAGATACTCTCCTTGTCAGGATCATTCATGCCTAGCGATAGTGGAGGAACAAGGAGCAGATCTGGTGGGATGAGCGTTTCTCTAGCAAGTCCAGATGGGCGTGTTGTAGGGGGAGGTGTCGCTGGTCTGTTAGTAGCTGCCAGTCCTGTGCAA GTTGTGGTGGGCAGCTTTCTAACAGGGAACCAGCATGAGCAGAAACCCAAGAAACAGAAAATTGAGCCTATATCAGCTGCCAGACCAACTGCAGCAGTTCCTATTTCTAGTTTAGAGATGGAGGAGCCCTTTGGTGGACATGGGCAGCGCCCTTCAGCTACCCCAAAACCAAATCTCTCATCCTCCACTTCATTCCGTGGAGACAACTGGTCTCCATTGCCATCAGATTCAAGGAATAAGGCAACTGACATTAATGTATCTTTGCCTGGAGGTTAA